The sequence AGGAAGGACCCAAACAAGTCCAAGGTAGGCCTACGGACACTTTACACATTAAGGATGGAAAGAGGAACTATGAGTTTATAGCACATCAAATAGCTCCACTCCTAACATTAAATATTTCAGCGCTCAGATGTTGCATGAAATATGTGGCTTTAATTTGTTTGTTACCTCCAGGGGGCAAACCGGGGGCTGCTGCTTACCTCTCTCCTGGGCCACACGCCCGTCTCTGTCGCTAAGCCGTCGATGGCGAGGCAGAGGATAATGGAGGAAGAGCGTGTGCGCGTGGTGGAGGCCTACCGCCACCTGAAGAAGCAGAAACAGGCACAGAGCGAGCTCAGAACCGCTGGCATGAGTAAGCTGCTGAACCCACAGTGAAGCGTGACGCCCCTGAAGCAGTCACCAGCCTGCAGTCCCCAGAGGAGAAGATGGGACACGGGCATTACACTAATCACCTCAGGGCCACGGCACCTCTCATCAGGTTTGATGTGGTGGTTTGAAGTGTTTCTCAAGTGGCTCATCCAGTCCGTAGTCGGACACACCGGGCAGTGGTGACTGGGAGCCAGCTGAGTGTGTAATGGCCAAAGCTTCCAGTCATGCCTTAAACTGCGACTGACTGTTGGCTATGTAATGTCATCAGATAGCCTGCAAGCATGCCTCAGTGAGAGGACATGTAACTCAGAGCAGGAATAATTATATTAGCAGGAGCTACAAGAGTTGCAGGAATAATTTGGTTTCTTGGTTGTGCAGGAATTTTTGTCATTCTGTCACTTTCATAATTTTTCTCGTCCCTCATAGAACTCAAATCTCAAGTTATCAGTAGCTCGAGTTATCAGTGTCAGCATTGCAACATTTCTTGTCCATTAGATGGCAGTCAGACCACCAGGTTGTTGACGCATCCACAGTGCCCACAGAACATTTGGCCGAGTGCTGTAAACAAATCAGTAGCTATTTATTGCCTTTGcaaattttcttttttccatgtCCAgacttttgttttctgtttccttCAAAAAAGGAAAATGCCCCCTCTGCTTGAAATGTGTAATATTTTCTATAAAACTTTGTTATTTGTTAGTGATGCAATTGACTGATGTGTTTATTCTCTGCTTAGTTATGCGATAGGAACACAGGGTAGCTACATCATCTAGTTGCTCAAAAGTGTTCTGTTTGTTATACTGCACCCTAAACTCTTTTCTCTTTACTGTCAAGCTGCTCTGTTTGAGCCACCTGGCTGTTGTCACACCTGTGGACTGGCTCTGTGTTCCAGTGGTTTAGGTTGTCCAGGTGACAAATCAGTTGCCAGGCGACAGTGGCAGGTGCCTCTGATGTTTAGTGGGGACTTGATTGCGCCCTCAGCCTTGGACTCTGCCcgctcatttacacacatacacacacacacacacacacactttcctatGGTCGCGTCTATAGCAGATGGCTCTCATGGTCATAGTGAGTGGAGTTGAAGTCCTGTTACTTGTATCTAAACCCAATTGTGTCTAATACACAGTGCATGTGCACAGTGTAGTCTGAATGTGTGCTTTGTAATGGTATTCATTGTTAGGTCGCTGTGAATAAGTGGGGTGTTCACACAAACCAAGAACACTtgctttacatttacaaaaacatgTACATTTTCTCTACCCCTGTGGTATTTTTAAAACCACCCCAATAGAAGTTGCGAAGAGTATCCAACACCTGTCTGGCCAGATGTATTGTCCCTGAAGGCTCCTCAACATTTTATCTGTGAAACATCTCTCATGGTTTCCAATAGTATTGTAGTTTCTCAGTTTCCACAATGAGTGTCACTGTATGACCCCTATGCAACAATACACTCTACTTCACTAtgacatttttgtatatttccacGGTTTCTGTTAAGATAATCAATATTTCGGGAATATATATGAAGGACATTCACAAACCATACTTTTGGATGGACAAAGCATACACTGATGGATTGACTAAACGTGTTAATATTTAGATTTGATACTTTTGGGGAAGTTGTGGCCTTTCTGCAAAtagcattcattcatttaggcTTTGGTCTCGATACCTAAACTGTGTTACAAAATACAGAGCACAAGATGTTGGATAGAATTGCTTAAATCTTAATATTTTAAAACCCATAACCTACTTTAGCCGCTCATTGAAATCAGCTCAAGCTTGGTCTGACCCGCAGTTCTTAATAAAAGCAGATCATGAATGTATTATTTTTTGGAAGAAGGCAGTGTTGAAACCGACAGAGGTAATACATTTATGCTATTATGAATATATTTCCATGGCATTAGGTGTTAGACTTCTGAATTAAATGTTTtgcatagtaaaaaaaaaaaaaggattcaaGATTTTAATTTCACTGAGGTGAAATGAAAACCAGGTCATTTTGAATAGGCAATACGTTAGCCACCCACTTATATAAAATTATTCAATTTCAAATTATGTAAACATATTTTCAGTTATTTGTGCCTGCCCAGGACAAATGTTGTGAAGGATGTTTAGTGCATTTACACAGGAGTTTTGGTTAATGTTTGTACACGTCACTACACTACACATGCTTAATTAGTGCTACAGTCAATACTAATGTTGGTCAGAGGATTTAGATTAGTGGCCGAGGAAATGTTTACGGAAActtccagtaaaaaaaaaattatatcttATTTGCTTTAAGTAAGTGGAGGATGTTTTTACACACAGGTGGGACTGTAGAAGCATGGCAGAATGGGCTGTTCACTGGGGCTGCTTACGTATTGTATGGCCCTCTCAACTTAATGGAGATGGAAAATGCACTCATCCATAACATGGACATCCAGAAGCAAATTGTAACGCCTGTTCTTTAAAAGCACATGTAGTATGATTTAATTCTGTCAGCACATGTGGACAAAGAGGTCACTTGTTTCATAATGAAGTGGCGTAACATCATGTGGGGACTTTCTGTATAAACCTTGACCACAGTATGAACAATTGTTTTTAGCCCAAATTGTTTTGTACATCTAGGTCCCCTAGGCCCTGCCTCGTCTCAAGGACCACCATCTCATGGCGTTTTGTTTTCAAGTACTGGTAGAGCTAGCGAAGCTATGCTGCAGTATAGTGAACAGGAAGGGACGAGACCAGAACTATTTGAATATGCTGACTGCATATCCTGGCAATGGGAGCAGGACCGTTTGCCTGTAACCTCCCCTTAGGCTGGCATGGGGGCACTTATCGCCTTATGTAAATCCCACCTCATAAAAGGTTCCAGTGTTTTCATGTCCACACTGCTTCCTCTTTCCATTACTTCAGAGAAGAGAGTAGCCTTTTGACTGCACCTGACCATCCAAATACTTTTGGTTCTAGTCaccattttttaaatatattttgcaTAATGCAAGTTATCAGCAAATgtttattgtatttgtttttatacATCACTGAGCACGTCATGAATACGTCTATACATGTAATAATATTTATGAGTTGAGAGGGACAGGGTAGAGTTGAAATGTGTCACAATATGATAAGAATAAGCTTTCATTGCATTCCAAAATCATGAATGCTTCATCTAAAATTAGTAAAGTAGGATTTGTGTACTAAGAACTTAGCCTTCATAGTATAAAATCTTGATGGAGCACTGCTTAATAGTACAGGCACCGGTAAAACGGCTCCATCCACTCTTGCACAGTATGAaccaatgacaaaaaaaaaagatggacagcATGGTGTGATGCACATATGTTCTGAAGAAATTAACCCAAAATTGGAGTCTGCACAGTAAGTGCTTCTTGGAGCCAGAGAATGCGTCGTAAACAGAAAATCGTCTAGGTCCGTCCAGAATTAACCATATTTGGTTAAATCACCATTTTAAAATGCCCTCCGGTGGCTTCACTTTTGACTGTGTGTACGCTGTCCATTGTTTTACCAGTCATTGGTATGAACTAGCATATGCTTGACCATCACTATTAACTAACCAAATTAACCAACACTCAACTCAAATGATCTTCGCTATTCACAAATAATTGAAAACTCTTAATCAGCAGCATCTGTGCTTAAGAACATTTCTTTGATTGACATTTTGGCTCTGATTTATTCGTTAGCTTTCCGAGACGAGTGGCCATCTTGCCACATCAACATGTCCATATAAACCAAGGGGCCAAATTGACTACCCCCGCCCTTTAGATGGTAACCAGGAAGAGGAGGCAAGGTATGGCAGACTGCATGCTAAAGGGTGTCTGGCCACAGAGAATAAAACGAGAGCCGTGACAGGCTGCATTTCAATTTCAAGAGTTTTCTTGGGATTTGTGAAGTTGATTATCTTAGCGCTCACTGTAGTGtcagcagcaaaaaaaaacatttggtcaAACTATTTGCCCATAGGAATCACAGTGCAgttaaattacattacattgaaaCATAAAAACCAAAGCAACAGACTATATTGGTGAGTGCATATAATTTACCAGTCCTTACACTCCCTGAGGCCTCTACACTGACCTCTGCATCGGGAGTGCCACGTGCCACCTGAACAGCTGAGGTACAGGACCTCACATTACGGGGTCAGCTGTACGAATATGCTCCCCCACACCAATGCATTTTGGCTGGGAGGTCTAGAGGTGGGGGTTATGGTAGGGCTCTGTTAGTGGGATGCTGGATAGTTGGGGAAATTGGAAACACTCTTTCCAGCAGTGGGGCAGTTCCTGTGGGCTGGACACTCCAGTGCAGATCAGGCAGCAACAGTGAATAAATGACATGAAGGACAAAATAAGGGGTGGACATGGATGATGCTGCTTCATCAGATTCACCACTGCCTATGTAAGCCATTTCCctagaagaaaaacagagactcTTAAAATCACTTAAAGACACTTAAAATCAGTAACAACATTTGAATATATGAGTATGTAATGATTTGAAATGTATTCAGTAAATAATAGCTATTgagtctttgtatgtgtgtgtgtgtgtgtgtctgagagagacagagagagagtgtgagtgtgtgtgtgtgtgttccacctacACTGCTTGTGTGAGCCATGCCGACGAGAGGTTGCGGCTCTAGGGGTTTGGGCAGAGAGCTGCTCCTGCTCTGGGCAAGGTGAGGGGCAGATGCCCTGGGGATGACGGGCTCACGGGGGAAGTCCTTCTGAAGGACGGATATCACACAACAGGCCAGGGGGGAGATACAATGGACAGGACAAAAGGAATTATCAGTGGTGCATTATTTGCATTTTTCTAACTTCCGGCATTACGTACAAGTAGCATGAAAACCACATTCAAATTACTCTGAGAATTATGAAACCACGAGAACGGTTTTGCAGAGGGCTTGAGAATTTGTACAGAAGTTAGATCATTTGAACACTCACATTGGTAAGACCTTTGGAGATCAGCGCTAGCTCAGTTGGTTGGTACACACAGCTACGCAGCTGGCCGTTGTAACCACTGTATGGAGAAGTAAGTTTCTTGGCTAAtggacaaaaaacaaacagaagaaagGGGGCAGCGTTTAACATCAGATTGATGACAACACAAGAAGACAATTAATATGAATGTAAAAACTCAGTGTACTTATCCAACAAACTCACATCTTTTTTACCCCTTGACTGTCACTATTGACCATTTCTGGACTAGGGCAGCCAATGTCTGACACAGTGCCAAATGGTCAACCTAACTCAAATGAATACTCCTGCTGGTTCAAACTAATCTGTGCTGAAAAGGGAATACTTGTACCATGCACATGGTTTATCCCTGGCAGGAATTAGGCCATTATTTAGACGCTTTACCTATTCTTATTGAAACTGATTTAGCTCCTGTCATTTTAACATGTCAGTATCACTTAAAGGCCTTTCAAAGGCAGCAGCATGTATGGTATTTATCCACATGAAGTTATATATCCCATATTCCTTCATACTGTTACTAAACACCAGTGATAATAAGCAACATAGAAGGCACGAGGTATTACTGTTAACTCTACACACAGCACTGTATACACAGTATACTGTGTCACTCCCACCCAATGCAGTACATAATAGTTGCCTTCATCTGCAAAGCCATCATTCCCCTGATATAAAATTATTCCAAAGCTTAATGAGGTATTTGGCCACACTGATGAGTAATCATACATGGTCATTGTGTTTTCACATGTTTCTTATTATTCTAGTTTAAATCTATACAGATTTTGAGCTTGGTAAAATtcacacatttatacatttatttaaaatagtTTATGTTATATGCTTGTTTCGCACTTTAAAATATATGACTTGTTCCATATTCTTAtatttacacatcacaaaccaGATTCCTTAAATTTTTGTGGCATGCTTATTTTGCTAATAAACTGAGGTTGTCTGTCAAGCACTGCTGTTCACTGCATCACTTGTCAACCCATATGAACTAAAAATTACCCCAAATGATATTTGCTGATAGTCCTAAAATCTACATCACATCTTTATCAATGATCGTAAACAGCAGTGGCCCACACATCCAGTCCAGAGTATAAATGCATGCACCAATACCAACCATAAGTGTGTCTACTGATGAAAATACTACCCACCTAGGGCTCTTACACATTCCTGCCCTATTTAGAACATACGACTGAAAGCTTTAGGAGCAACAAAGTCCACATGACAAGGGCTCAAGCCCAACTtaaagttacatttacatttagtcatttagcagacgcttttgtccaaagcgatgtacaagttAACTTACTAGGTTAGCGGTTAAGAAGAAGGAAGCGTTTTAATACCGTTGAGGGTTAGGCACTAATTTCTGTTCCATACCCTGGTTTGAAGAATGCTATGAGTTATGAAGGCCAAGAGAGGAACGTAATGTAAAATGTTACATCACAGGTCTGTGTTATATCACAGGGGTATATGCGTCCTCACTTTTGCAGGAAGTGAGATCAGACAGATTTATGCACCATTTTCCATCGGCTATCTAACTATCTACAATTACAACCGACACTCCAGATAACTGACATAGACATGTCAACAGGGACACCAGAGCCATAAATTGAGAGCTGCAATACAACATATTATTGTCACTTTGTGAATACAACTATGATATACTGATCAGCAAGCACTAAAGGCATTTCTGCCTTTTGAATTTGTAGGTGTAGTACACCTTTTTCTTCAGCCACTTTATAAATAATCAAATATACAGTTAACATTAGGCATGCCAATGCCTGctaaatatagatatatatactgCATATATATAGTCCATTTATGGTATAGTACCTGTGCTGGGCTCATCCATGGTGAAGGCCTTGTTTTCTATGTACATGTTCTGCTCTACCTGAGTTTGTCTCCTCAGAATGTTCTCATAAACCACACCCCTGGTGGGGAACATGTGGTCCTCATGCTCAGGCTCTTCGGCGCTTTGGTTCTCATGGCTGAGCAGGCAAATCTCAGGGATGGTGTAGAGGATGAGGAACACCCAGCCATTGGACACCAGGGCGATGGCTAAGGTGGGGTCATCCCAGGAAACGTCCCCCACTATCTGGTTGCCATGGATGTACATGACGATCCAGGTGACCCAGATGCTCATGGAGAGGACGCCCGTCATCAGGATGTAGATGGCGTCGCGCCGGAGGttcctgtgcttgtgtgtgagcgagggcACGGCCAtgagcaccaccaccaccagcagcaccatcaCGTAGATGAGCGCCATGACAAAGTCCTTGTTGGTGATCCGGCACGAGCGCTCAGGCAGCATAGCCTTGCTGTCGGGGTCACGCGCCACGGTGATGATCATCCACTCGGTGTTGATGATGACCTCCACCAGCCACACGGCCACGGCGCCCAGCCACAGCAGCCAGCCGCGCGGGCCCCTCTCCTGCCGCTCCAGAAGCACCAGCCACAGGCCGTGCATGAGCAGGCAGGAGAAGCAGCCAGCGAACAGCACACCGAAGAGGAAGCGGCGCACCATGCACGTGGTGAAGTCCCGGCCCACTATGAAGGCGATGGACAGGCCGAACAGGCCCAGCGTGAACACCAGGAAGCTGACCTGCAGCAGGGTCATGCTCTTGCGGGTCTTGTCGGGCACGAACGGCAGGCTGGCCATCTGGATGATCAGCAGCATGAACGAACCGACCACGCCGGCAGCAGCAAAGGCCTCCACCACGATGCCCCACGCCGCCTCCAGGTCGCACAGGTTAAAGTAAAGAGACTGGACGGAGGGGCCGCAGCCATTCGGGGGCTGAGTGGTTAGATCCATGACACGGGGGGACAGGGCAATGGGGAGCCTTGTGAAGTAGACAGGCCCTGGAGAGTCTGGATTGGGCCTTGATTGGAATCTGAAAACACCCAGGCACAACATTTGTCACTGGGCATGACTATCTAGGGTCACAAAAGTCTGGGGGAGACAGCAACACAAATCTTGTCAAAACGTCTGTCTAACATGGAGATTACCAAATAATTAATTTTAATGGTGGTCAGATAGCACACATTTAGGACTAATTTAAGGCAGAACTCTTATGACTCTTTCACCTTATGGTGGATGGAAACAGCGTGGAAAGGTACTTAAGACAGTACTTGGCGGCTGAGATTGTACCTTCTGCTAAGAGAAGCAGGGAGTTGTTCAAACAAACATAGACTCACCCTCTGTTTCCCTGGCAATTTCTCAATAGATTGGCCTTGATCGAGCTTTTTGCAAGAATCCCATCCTACACATCACATCATGTTCTCTGCTTTATACAGCCTGATGGAAACGTTACTGTCTTCATTACGTTGTTTGAACAGTGGCAACAGGTTTATGAAATATGCGGAGTCTAATTCAAATTAACAAACAATCACTCTCgtaattatttgtatttgtttctaAACGTACAGGCGACTTCGAGTGAAGGGCTATTGAATAATCATTGGTCTTGTGATTTTTCAGACCAGACCAGTAAAGCTGTGTGAGACCCTGACGAGAGCATATCATAAGCACAAACAACCAGCCACATGAGTATTAACGTTACCGAAGTTAATACCCTAAAGTCACGAGCGGAATTATGAAAATT is a genomic window of Clupea harengus chromosome 1, Ch_v2.0.2, whole genome shotgun sequence containing:
- the LOC105894952 gene encoding G-protein coupled receptor family C group 5 member C-like isoform X2; the protein is MDLTTQPPNGCGPSVQSLYFNLCDLEAAWGIVVEAFAAAGVVGSFMLLIIQMASLPFVPDKTRKSMTLLQVSFLVFTLGLFGLSIAFIVGRDFTTCMVRRFLFGVLFAGCFSCLLMHGLWLVLLERQERGPRGWLLWLGAVAVWLVEVIINTEWMIITVARDPDSKAMLPERSCRITNKDFVMALIYVMVLLVVVVLMAVPSLTHKHRNLRRDAIYILMTGVLSMSIWVTWIVMYIHGNQIVGDVSWDDPTLAIALVSNGWVFLILYTIPEICLLSHENQSAEEPEHEDHMFPTRGVVYENILRRQTQVEQNMYIENKAFTMDEPSTAKKLTSPYSGYNGQLRSCVYQPTELALISKGLTNKDFPREPVIPRASAPHLAQSRSSSLPKPLEPQPLVGMAHTSSGNGLHRQW
- the LOC105894952 gene encoding G-protein coupled receptor family C group 5 member C-like isoform X1, with the protein product MLCLGVFRFQSRPNPDSPGPVYFTRLPIALSPRVMDLTTQPPNGCGPSVQSLYFNLCDLEAAWGIVVEAFAAAGVVGSFMLLIIQMASLPFVPDKTRKSMTLLQVSFLVFTLGLFGLSIAFIVGRDFTTCMVRRFLFGVLFAGCFSCLLMHGLWLVLLERQERGPRGWLLWLGAVAVWLVEVIINTEWMIITVARDPDSKAMLPERSCRITNKDFVMALIYVMVLLVVVVLMAVPSLTHKHRNLRRDAIYILMTGVLSMSIWVTWIVMYIHGNQIVGDVSWDDPTLAIALVSNGWVFLILYTIPEICLLSHENQSAEEPEHEDHMFPTRGVVYENILRRQTQVEQNMYIENKAFTMDEPSTAKKLTSPYSGYNGQLRSCVYQPTELALISKGLTNKDFPREPVIPRASAPHLAQSRSSSLPKPLEPQPLVGMAHTSSGNGLHRQW